The genome window TGGTTTTAGTGCAAATAATTTATTAAGAAAAAAGATGAAAATTTTATTAAAAAAAAATAATATAAAAGGTTTTTTTTCTAAAGAAATCTTTTGTACTGATAATGCTGCTATGATTGCATATGTAGGTTTTTTGAGATATAGCTCAAATTTAATTTCTTGTGATAAATCCATAAAAGTATATCCTGCTCTATTGATTAATGATAGCATTTAATTAATTTTTCTTTATGTGAACTTTTTTTGATTAATTTTTAAAAATTAAATATAGAAAAACAAGATAGTTATTTTTTCTATTTTAAAATATATATTTATTTATATAAATAAATATTACTTTATTTTATAAAGTTACAAATTTTAGATTTTTATAATTTTATTATCAATATATTTTAATGTACTTATGTTATTTTTATAGGCGGTATTTTGAAAATTTATTTAGTTGGTGGGGCTATTCGAGATCGTTTATTAGGTTTTCCCGTGCATGATCGGGATTGGGTAGTTGTAGGAAGTACATCTGAAAAAATGTTAAAAAAAAGATATTTACAAGTAGGAAAAGATTTTCCAGTTTTTATACATCCAAAAACACGTGAAGAATATGCTCTAGCTAGAACAGAAAAAAAAAGTGGTTTTGGATATTCTGGATTTTTATTTGATTTTTCTTCAAAAATTACTCTACAAGAAGATTTAATTAGACGTGATTTGACGATAAATGCAATTGCTCAAGATAAAAAAGGAAACATCATTGATTTATTTAACGGTCAAAAAGATATTAAAAAAAGAATTTTACGGCACGTCTCTTCTTCTTTTGTCGAAGATCCTGTAAGAGTACTACGTGTAGCGAGATTTGCTGCAACATTGTCACATTTAGGTTTTTATATTGCATCAGAAACTTTGACATTAATGAAATTGATTTGCCAAAAAAAAGAATTATTATATTTAACTCCTGAACGAATTTGGAAGGAAACGTATAAAGGATTATGTACACGTAATCCTCACGTTTATTTTAAAATTTTACATCGTTGTAATGCTTTGTTTTATTTATTTCCAGAAATTAATTTTTTTTACAGAAAAACTAGTTTTTTTGATTTTCATTGTAATTATGTCAATATTTTACAATTAAGTTTAATGGAACTATCTAGAATTTCTAAATGTACTGCTGATGTTGACATTAGGTTTTCTTATTTTTTACAATTTATAAGTTATATTTATTCTGTTTCAGAAATTGATATTAAACATTATTTTTTTTATAAAAAACCTATTTTTTTAATAAAAAGTTTGTGTATGCGATTAAAAATTCCTAAAGAGACACAAAAAATTTTAATTATTGTATGCGGTTTTCATAAATTTTTACAAACTATTAAAATTCAAAATTCTACATTAATTGTTGATTTTTTTGATATTGTTGATGTATGGAGAAAACCTGATAGATTAAAAAAATTGATGTATTTAGATTTTTATGATTTTACTACTTATAATATTAAAAATAATTCTTTTGTTTTGGGAAAATTGTTAATATCTATGTTTTCGGTGATTAAAGATATTTCGGTTCAAGCGTGTATAGATACAAAATTATTTCGGGGAATTGCTATTAAACATGAATTATATCGTTTGCGAGTAGATAGTTTAAATAAATGGAGAAAAAATAACAAAAATTTTAAAATATTTTTATAATTTATGACCGCTTAAGAATAAATGTTATTTTTTTATATTTAAATATATTTAATATTTTTATAAATTTTATAAAAAAAACATATTAATTAATTTTATTAAAAAATATATTTTGTATGTTTATTGTACATAATAGTATATAGATAAAATTTATATTTTATATAAAAGCTAATACTGTTATTCCTGCTTGTATTTTATGTGATTTTTTTTTTAAATTATTAATTTTCTGTTTGCATATAATGTTAACTGTTGTTTCGAGATATATAGATTGATCATGCAAATTAGTATTATTTATTAAAAATAAAATTTTTCCTGCATAAATGTTTATAGATTCTTTATTAATTGGAATATAAGCATATTTTTGATTTTTTTTCTTAAAAATTTTATTTTTTATTACAATTTGTGCACCGTATTCAGATTGAATTATAAATTTTATTTTTTTAGGATAATAATTTTTTATTTGTCCATTGCATGGAGATACAATTATTTTTTTATTAGAATGAATTATTATTTTTTTTTGATTTATGATAGTATTTTTTATGTCAAAAATATTTTGAATAATTCCAGTAATTGGTGATAAAATATATCTTTTTTTTTTATTCATATATTATTTTTGTTGATTTATTATTTTAATGTATAATTATGGTTAATTTTTTTGATGATAGTAATTTCATTTATTTAAATGTAATTGATTATTTTAGTTTTTTATCTATGCATTTTTATGTATATTTTAGTATAAATATATATTATATAGAGAATTTTATGTAAGGAATTATAATTTTTTATAATAATTACTAATATAGGTATATGTATTATTAATTTTTTTAAGAGTTTTTTTAAAAAAACAGAACGTATAATCAAAGATTTCTTGATATTAATAATATTTTTCAATTATATTGATGTGTACAAAGATCAAATTATAACAATATTTTCATAATTATACCACGTTAAAACAATAAATTCACTTTTATATATTTTGTAAAACAAGTATTTTATATATTATGATTTATTATAATTTTATAGTTATTTATACAGGTGTATATGATGAAATCAATATATGATAAAATTATAAATTTGCGATTACAGTTAAAATATCATAATTACATGTACTATACGCTAGATACTTCAGAAATATCGGATTATATGTATGATAAATTACGTAATCAGTTAGTTAAATTAGAAAAAAAGTACGGAAAAAATAATTTGCTAAAAGTAGAACATCCTATATTAAAACAAATAGGAAGTAAAAAACTGCATATTTTTTCTGAATGTATACATAAAACTCCTATGTTATCATTGAAAAGTACTAATGAAATATCTGAAATTATATGTTTTGATGAAAAAATAAAAAAATATTTTAATTCTATTAATAATATAAAATATTATTGTGATCTTAAAATAGATGGTTTAGCTGTTAATTTATTATATAAAAATGGTATATTAATTTCTGCATCTACGAGAGGAGATGGCTGGATTGGAGAAAATATTAAAAATAATATTTATACTATTACTTCGATACCAAAAAACATAGTAGGTAATAATATTCCTGAAATTTTAGAAATACGCGGAGAAGTATTTATTAAAAAATCTGATTTTTTAGTTTTAAATCAATTTTCTATGTTAAATAAAAAAAAAGTATTTTCTAATCCACGTAATGCTGCTGCTGGTTCGTTGCGTCAATTAGATCCTCGTATTGCTAAAAAAAGGAAATTGATGTTTTTTGTATATGGATATGGTGTTTTTGCATCCAATGAAAGGATTAATAGTCATTATGATCGGTTAATGCAACTTCAAAAATGGGGATTTCCTATAAATAAAAATTATTCCTTATGTAATACCAGTGTGGATATTATTAATTTTTACAATAAAATATGTATTAAAAGATCAAAATTAGATTTTGAGATAGACGGTATAGTTATAAAAGTAGATTCGATTGTTTTACAAAAAAAATTAGGTTATACAGAGAAATATCCTAAATGGGCTATTGCTTTAAAATTTTTTTCTCAAGATGTAGAAACAAAAATTACAAATGTAACATTTCAAATTGGTAGAACAGGAATGATTACTCCTGTAGCCCATTTTTTACCAGTAAATATTTCGGGAGTAACAGTATGTAAAGCGTCTGTATATAATTTCAGAATACTAAAAAAGTTAAAGATTTGTATTCATGATTATATAAAAGTTTATCGTGCAGGAGATGTTATTCCTAAAATTAGGACTGTTTTAATTAATAAAAGAGATAAATTTGCCAAAAAAATTATTTTTCCAAAATATTGTATGTCATGTGGTTCAAAATTATTACATTCTTTTAATTTCACTAGATACTATTGTCCTTCTAATTTTTTATGCCCGGCACAAAAATTACAGAGATTGATATATTTTTCTTCAAAATCTGGCATATATATTAAAGGTTTAGGTCAAAAAAACATTATTAAATTAATAAATTATGGATATTTACATACTCCTGTTGATTTTTTTGTTTTGACTTATGATAAACTACGCATGGTACCAGGTATAGGAAAAAAGTTATCAAGTAAAATTATTAATAACATTAATTTTTCTAAAAACGTTCGTTTAGAAAAGTTTATTTGTGCTTTAGGTATTCTAGATGTTGGTGTTTCTATTGCAAAAATTTTATCTAAATACTATAAATCAGCTATCAAATTTATTAATACTGATTTTAAAACAGTATCAAATATTAAAGGTATTGGTATAAATATATCTAAATCAATTATTACATTTTTAAAAAATGAAAATAATTTATTTATTACACTAAAATTGATAGATGAATTAAATGTTTTTTTTGTTTCTGATTGATATTTAAGTGTGTTTTTTAGTTATTTAGCAGATAATATGGGTCGTGCAGGATTTGAACCTGCGACCAATTGATTAAAAGTCAACTGCTCTACCAACTGAGCTAACGACCCTTTTATGGGTGATGACGGTTTTGAACCGCCGACCCTCTCCGTGTAAAGGAGAAGCTCTACCAACTGAGCTAATCACCCGTATATATAACTATATTGTAGAACAGATATATTATGAGTCAATATATATTTTATATATATTTGTTTATTTGATTAAAAAATATACAATATTATATATATATATTATGTTTATAAATATTTTTGACTATTTTGATTAATAATTTGAGTACTTTATGAAAATTAAAACTAGATTTTCTCCTAGTCCTACAGGATTTTTACATATAGGTGGTGTACGAACAGCTTTATATGCATGGCTTTTTGCTCGTAAAAACCATGGTTCATTTGTTTTGCGAATTGAGGATACTGATTCAAAAAGAGTAAGTAGTGATTTTGTTTCAGATGTTTTGAATAGTTTAACGTATTTAGGGTTATTGTGGGATGAGGGGCCTATTTATCAAAGTCATCGTTTAGAAATATATCAAGATATAATATTATTTATGTTAAAAAAAGGTCTTGCATATAAATGTTATTGTTCACCAGAACGATTAGATACGTTAAGAAAAATTCAAATTCTGAATAGACAAAAGCCAAAGTATGATCAAAAATGTTTAAATAATAATTGTATTTTTAAAAAATCTAATATTCCTTTTGTAGTACGTTTTAAAAATCCTTCTGAAGGGGTAGTAAAATTTACTGATATGATTAGAGGTGATATATCTATATCTAACTATGAATTAGATGATTTGATTATTCAGCGATCTAATGGTATGCCAACATACAATTTTTGTGTTGTAATTGATGATTGGAAAATGAATATTACTCATGTAATTCGAGGTGAAGATCATATTAATAATACTCCTAGACAAATTAATTTATTGAATGCATTAAATGCTCCTATTCCAAAATATGCACATGCATCAATGATTTTAGATTCTAACGGAGCTAAATTATCAAAGAGAAATACTTCAATGAGTATTTCTAGTTATATTAATGCAGGATTTATTCCTGAAGCAATTTTAAACTATGTATTGCGTTTAGGTTGGTCTTATAAAAATCAAGAAATTTTTTCTGTTAAAGACATGAAAAATTATTTTAATTTACAAAATATAAGTCAGTCACCAAGTATTGTAAATGATAAAAAACTTTTATGGTTGAATCATTATTATTTAAGTAAATTACCAAT of Buchnera aphidicola (Cinara splendens) contains these proteins:
- the ligA gene encoding NAD-dependent DNA ligase LigA, giving the protein MKSIYDKIINLRLQLKYHNYMYYTLDTSEISDYMYDKLRNQLVKLEKKYGKNNLLKVEHPILKQIGSKKLHIFSECIHKTPMLSLKSTNEISEIICFDEKIKKYFNSINNIKYYCDLKIDGLAVNLLYKNGILISASTRGDGWIGENIKNNIYTITSIPKNIVGNNIPEILEIRGEVFIKKSDFLVLNQFSMLNKKKVFSNPRNAAAGSLRQLDPRIAKKRKLMFFVYGYGVFASNERINSHYDRLMQLQKWGFPINKNYSLCNTSVDIINFYNKICIKRSKLDFEIDGIVIKVDSIVLQKKLGYTEKYPKWAIALKFFSQDVETKITNVTFQIGRTGMITPVAHFLPVNISGVTVCKASVYNFRILKKLKICIHDYIKVYRAGDVIPKIRTVLINKRDKFAKKIIFPKYCMSCGSKLLHSFNFTRYYCPSNFLCPAQKLQRLIYFSSKSGIYIKGLGQKNIIKLINYGYLHTPVDFFVLTYDKLRMVPGIGKKLSSKIINNINFSKNVRLEKFICALGILDVGVSIAKILSKYYKSAIKFINTDFKTVSNIKGIGINISKSIITFLKNENNLFITLKLIDELNVFFVSD
- a CDS encoding multifunctional CCA addition/repair protein, producing MKIYLVGGAIRDRLLGFPVHDRDWVVVGSTSEKMLKKRYLQVGKDFPVFIHPKTREEYALARTEKKSGFGYSGFLFDFSSKITLQEDLIRRDLTINAIAQDKKGNIIDLFNGQKDIKKRILRHVSSSFVEDPVRVLRVARFAATLSHLGFYIASETLTLMKLICQKKELLYLTPERIWKETYKGLCTRNPHVYFKILHRCNALFYLFPEINFFYRKTSFFDFHCNYVNILQLSLMELSRISKCTADVDIRFSYFLQFISYIYSVSEIDIKHYFFYKKPIFLIKSLCMRLKIPKETQKILIIVCGFHKFLQTIKIQNSTLIVDFFDIVDVWRKPDRLKKLMYLDFYDFTTYNIKNNSFVLGKLLISMFSVIKDISVQACIDTKLFRGIAIKHELYRLRVDSLNKWRKNNKNFKIFL
- a CDS encoding PTS glucose transporter subunit IIA; amino-acid sequence: MNKKKRYILSPITGIIQNIFDIKNTIINQKKIIIHSNKKIIVSPCNGQIKNYYPKKIKFIIQSEYGAQIVIKNKIFKKKNQKYAYIPINKESINIYAGKILFLINNTNLHDQSIYLETTVNIICKQKINNLKKKSHKIQAGITVLAFI
- the gltX gene encoding glutamate--tRNA ligase, which encodes MKIKTRFSPSPTGFLHIGGVRTALYAWLFARKNHGSFVLRIEDTDSKRVSSDFVSDVLNSLTYLGLLWDEGPIYQSHRLEIYQDIILFMLKKGLAYKCYCSPERLDTLRKIQILNRQKPKYDQKCLNNNCIFKKSNIPFVVRFKNPSEGVVKFTDMIRGDISISNYELDDLIIQRSNGMPTYNFCVVIDDWKMNITHVIRGEDHINNTPRQINLLNALNAPIPKYAHASMILDSNGAKLSKRNTSMSISSYINAGFIPEAILNYVLRLGWSYKNQEIFSVKDMKNYFNLQNISQSPSIVNDKKLLWLNHYYLSKLPIETTYNYLVSYMNKKKIFLDNKIDIRGLLKEFLKHHNTLKEFISSYVYFYKDINLFDVNNIEIYCSIINIKILKFLHKNFCLLTDWNKSNILFLIKQSVSKFNVFFKDVATLIRIGISGRAHTPNISTIVFYLGKNTFLLRIHNFIKYIQLKMYK